AACTACAGGCTGACCGAGGGCTCCTTGTAATTCTTGAACATGTTCCGCTGGAACTTTTGTTTTCCTCGACGAGGTCTCATGGTCCACGGTCCTCTCGCTAATTCAGTCCCTGGAAAGGCCGGTTAGAAATGGGTAACCATAAGTCCTAATCCTCCAGTGGAAATATTAGTGACCAATAATCATAACTTcaagaatttcttaattctgaCGTTGTTTTTTATTTGGTTCATACATGATCAggcaaatttatcaatatcatgATGCTGTGCAGCCAATATCCTTTACAAACAACATTTCCCAGCCATGGCTGGGCAACAAGATTGGTCTATAGAGAAAAACCAATATGTACCCTTTTGGCTATTGCAATAGCAACTAATTCCTCTTTTTTGAAACCCCACTtctgaaaaatttagaaaaaaaaacccgtTTAGGTGGGAATTGTATTGAAAACAGTACGTAAACTTATCTGATTGCACGTGAACCGAATGATTGTCATAGATTACCTTCATTTGCTGCGATAGTTCCAATGACCATAAACAAGGCCAACGCGATGAACAGAGTTTTAGTGAACATACTGAAATAAATACGTTACAATATTACATAACAACTAGGTAATAGACGACAGAATAAACCTAGTATTAGAACCTATTAGCTggatcatggactctaaaacgttttagagtccatggctGGATGAAGAATATTTCGAATTTGTGTCATCGAGTTTTGTTTTCGGCTCGAATGGTTACATGTAGATGAACAAAATGCTAgttcatttggtaaaatctCAGATAAGTCAAATTAAGTGAAATAAAACTCCACATATTTAGACCTGGGTTCAATACCAAATTCAAGAACTGGGTCCACAGCCAAATGAAACCGATTCAATTCAGGTCAAAATCAGATAGAATCCACACATTATTGTGGAACAGGATCATTTCTGTATTGAATGATTAAACCATGGACTATAAAACGATTAGTTTCAGAGTCCATGATTAAACCTACTAGAGGCTATATGTTACAAACCACGGAGCTGTACATACCTTATCGTGTGTTTCAAGTAAACAATATCATACAGTTTATAATTCCAGTCTTATACATTTCCCAAATTCCCGAATTCGTCATTTCAGACAAATCGTGTCATATATCATCATAATTCCGTCTGAATATGGCTTAATTTTTTCTGCATGTAGAGCCTTCCATCATTTAACGCTCTAGAATTAGGATTAGCGatcagaaaatgaaacttcaaaCTCCTCACGGTTGCAGCGATATACGGTAATAAAAAAATGCCTTTCTTACATTTGTGGAACTACCTCCTACGGCCCTCAAATCTTGCCTCTTGGTCTACCGCTGACATCACGACAAATTATGATTCtgaaaattcataatccttTGTTTCGTAACAGGATTACATACGcgtaaattaaaataaatttcataacATTAGGATTATAAACGGATTATAGGTATATGTTTCACTAAACTCGATACAAGCCATTAAtttgtattatatattatttatcgATATAAccgatatttcaataaaatagtCATCTGTATTCCAGTCTAGACCGAAGCGATTATTTCAGACGGATGTCAtcgatttttattcaaatatcctaaaacgaaatatcagaaaattaTCAATAAGTGAAAGTGAGTAACCGTGAAGAGTTTGACACACGGCTGAATTTGACCACATATCCAACTCTGAAATCTCTCGAATCCGTTGTCGCAGTTCTTGAACTGAGTTTTCCTTCACTAAGACACGAACGGTATTTTTGCGATACATTTAAATCACTTTTAATTAAATCGCcagaaatccagtttcacCAAACTGATTGCAGAAAATAGACTATATCAATACGAATCTAACATATTCAGTTTTCTTATTATCATGTTTATTCGGAGCTTTCGTAAAAGTCGCCTCCGAACCAGTTTAAACAATAGATTCTCTCTCCACTCATAATCATATTCCTTCAAAGTATATCATTACTTTATGCCTCATAAACAGTTTAATCAGAAATTTACTCATTAACTTGTTCTCCCCTGTAAATATACCGCTTAGTAAAAAAACGTTGTGAACGCCAGATATTTTTGGAAGAGCTTCTTTCTGCATTCTACCAGGTTACATTCCCATGATGTGATCTAACCCGAGTCTCCGCTGCCCGATTTATGAGGACATTTGGATTCAGTCAACCCATAAATACCCTTTCTAATGTAATGATCTTATTTGGCCAAACGATTTACCATTTCCCGAGCAGACTTCTGTACTCCTGGTGCCACCTGGAACAATCATGTATTGTGGACACTGTTATGTAGTTCAGATATATCTGGCATAGTTATTTAATAGCGTCTATTTTCGTTGAATAAAAACACATTAAGATAATTTTGGAACTTCATGTTGTATTAATCATTCCAATCAATTACGATTATGGTCATACTTTCAGCTCATCGTAGTGGATGGAGTTAATGATGCTTTTATGTGTAATCTAACCCCTGTCCTACATGCTTTCAGTATTGCTTTCGAACAATTTCAGTTTTTGATTTTACCATGTCTGAGAAGAACTAATCCATACAATCAATTTTGCTACGTATTTTATGAAATTACTCATAATGTACATATGGGCTATTTAGGTAATTTTCGTGTTGAATTGGACGAACAGATTTGATGGTTTGATAGTGACTCATGCAGCAAATTATCTAATCGCTTAACAAattgtttcatcaatgataTGACCTGCACAAAGCCATTGTGTCTTCAGTTAAGTTGCATTAGGATATCAGAACGGATAGAGGACACTTCCTACACATATGAGCTACTCATATCTGCGAGCTTCGCCATTCTTGAATACTTAACAATCGAAGAAATCATAAGAGCAGATATGACTCTTTCATACTGGAATAACACTGCCGGTTTAGAATCGATCCGATACGTTAGCCTATTATTCAATCAGTATTTCCCACCGGTCATAATAGGGCTGGGCGTACCGGCAAACATCTTAGCTATCATAGTGCTCAGCTCGCCACGTTACCGGGGTCTTACTACATCCTTCTATCTGAGATTCCTGTCGGTTTTCGATACGAACTTATTAGCTGTTGTGTTATTGCTTAGTTACCTGGAAGACAATCGCCCGGAATTGATTTCGAAcgttttttgtaaaatttacTACACCGAAGACTATTTCGGTTTCGCGATATCGAACAGTCTGttagtcgttgttacggtcgATAGATTCGTAGCGATACAATTCCCGCTAAAAGCGAAGAGCTGGTGCACGGTTAAGCGTGCAAGATGGGTCGTTCTGtttgtgtttatatttgtCGCATTATGCTATTCACATTTGTTGATCTACGGTGGATCGGAAACACCGATCTACGGCGGTGAACCATTCTGCCGACTTCAACTAGAAGGCGTTTGGAGGGACGTGTTCTATATGTTTGACGTCATATATTCTGTTTATATACCATTCCCTGTCCTGCTTATTCTCAACATCTTAATGGCCAGAATTGTACTGAAGAGCAGGAAACAACGTGAAAGTACTTCGTCCGGTACAAAATTGCACCAACGAGAAATTTCCCTCACGATTCTCCTACTTCTCGTCTGTTTTGTGTTCCTTGTTACAAGTTTACCCTACGTTTTCCATGCAAATTTTTGGGAAAGTGGCAACGTTGATTATGAAAACGACCCCGTTCTGTCTGAACTACGCCGCGCGAGTTCTTCTATATcttatgtttttctattcatcAATCCGATGGTAAATTTCTACCTGTATTGCTTGGGAAGTTCGAAATTCCGTGGCGAGTTTAAGAGACTATTAAGGTGTTGGGCTTCTTCAGTGCGATAGTTCGGTTCCCTTCGTTCTTATTATACACACCGGACCTCTTTGTAGTTCAGCCACTGTGCTTCATTGGTAAACATTCTACGTATTAATTTTCCAGTGAATTacaaaatatgatgtatttttaTCTTGTTTATATGTGGtagaaataaagttattaCTTTAATGCAgataattcatcaaaacaGCAATGGTGCAATGTCTTTACTGGAATCTTCTCTTCATTTTTGTCGTTGATAATTCTGTTGGCAAATCTTAATCGCTCTTTAAACCTGAATACTGAAAACATTGTATGATTAATTTACTCATTATTTTACTTCCACTGCATTCTCGATTTTCTGCTCGATTGAAATACACTAGTAGATGGCTCATTTCTCGTCGAAAGCACCACTTCTATCGAAAGTAGTTTAGAATCTCATTGAGATTTCTATCTCGAATTGTAATCTGTCATATGTCATTATTTCCACCAACTGCAAGACTGGTTTTGGTCTATCCAGATATTTAAACGTATAACGGTTTGAATTATGTTAGATCGAAATACTGTATCAACCATGCTTATTCATCAATGAATTAACTTCCAGTAAAACATCACCGTTTTAGGCAGGTCATCTACACAGAGGATTATTGACAGTATTGGTGTTGCACTTGATCAAAATCTCTTTTTCCATCTTTTACGAGTCACATAAACAATATTTGTCGTAGTGCTAATTGTCATCTAGGGATATACGCTACGGTATTTAAGCCAGCAAGGCAAAAACCCGcatcgctgctttgcggctGTTTTTAGAGTTTTCTGCGACTTCGTAGGACGTATTGTTTTCTCGTCATTATCAGTGACCGCCCCCTTTTCCAGCCAGCGAGTGTTTCTAAAGTTCGGTCGACTTCTTCCAGCTTCTAAACGTTATGTTAAATTACTAAAAAGAATAAACGACACTGTATAAACTGCTCACTGGGTGTCATGCTCttatcataaaatgaaaattattctgTGACGtgaaatattgtatattgtatataatATAAGCGTATCTGCCTTATACTAGCTGATGtatccatttcaaatacattCGACATCCCGGAAATCAGAAATCGGTGACGCTACAGGGAAATCACTAATTGCCTCATAAAAAACGAGGATTCACATCAACCATCTACAAATGAAGAAGATATCAATTCTGGGTCCGCCTgaatcatatttcataattcagtTACTACAGCTTTCCATTATAAGTTGTTACCTGTAAGGGTTAGTAAGTAGCTCTTCCGCGCAACTCCTGCGCGCCGCTCCACTGTCCCGCTCCTCCGTGCCGCTCCTGCGTGCTGCTCCTGCGTGCCGTTCTTCCGTGCTTCTCCTGCGTTCTTCTCCTCCAATACGCGAGGAAACACGGTCAGTTTAACCTACGAATAATTATCTCGACGAGGTAATTGGGCTCGTCGGTTTATAAAACTGCGCTCCCAAACAGTTTTCACTTGTATAACACTCTCACTTGATCCTCGTTAATGATGAATTCGACTCGGATACAAATCGGTCGACCTTACAACAGTTACATCGTTCTCACGTCGTTGGTGAACAAGTCTGGAAGCTATCGTATCGTGCCAATGGTCATTATGCTTTTTCTATTGCCAATTGGAATCTTCGGAAATTCGGcaactttcctgataatgataagtcgtagATTCCGCAGGTTATCTTACGCTAATTATCTCATCGTTTTGGCTGTCAGTGACTTTTTGTATATCATCAATTGCGCATTGATGCCTGtgttacagtttgttctcttgtTCGCGAAACCTCCGATATTCACCATGAGTTCATTAACCAGTTGTCAAATCTACGAATTTTTTATGATAGTTGTTGTCAGTAATAGTTCGTGGTTGATAGTagcgatatctctagaacgtgcggcagttgtgctcttcccgttcacatctcgtttgatatgtacacctaCATTCGCCCGACTTATAATATTGGTAATTACCGCCGTGAATGTTCTGATTCTATATCTCATACCTACTTTGTCGATACATTTTGTCAACCAGTCTTTCGGATGTTACTACGACGTATTTGACCAGGGAATGATGTTTACCATTAATGTCATCCATATTAACCTCCTACCTCTAACCTTTATTATCATGTCTAATTCTGTCATAATAGTTCAGttgttattcagaggttcgaaaatggtttcgtccgatcagaaaactacaaaatcaaaacgtacaacgataatgcttgtaactgtttcactcgcatttgctaTATTTAATCTACCGAACACCATTTCCGTACTGTTACCAATTTCCacaaaactaatgaatttCCTACTTGACATTTTTACCCAGTTTCATGTTTGTAACTATGtgataaatttctacatatatcttttacttggacgagaaattcgtgaatatttttgtaCAAAGATCTGCTGTAGAAATTCGGTCAAATAATCATTGATTTCAAGTTTACACTAATCAACTTCAACTCGTATTTAATTATGGCGGTTTCCTGACAAAAAGAACTCTTCGGCATTTATTGAGCTAAGTAGACGATTTTTGTGTACCTTTTTCTTCGACATGAAATTTTTCCAAGAGATTTTTATCGACGCATTTTTTTCTCTCCGAATCTTGACTTTAAGGATTAAGAATCGAAATATAGACGAAATGGAATCGTGGTAAACTGCTCGcaaacttcaatttcaatccaATAACAACAGTGACGGATCCGAGGGCCGAGGCGTACGGTCTAGCAACCTGCAGATTTTACATGTCGTCCTGCCTTGTTACAAAGCCTCAGAAAAACATACACTTGCTTTAATGATTAgatcatttttatcattcgTTTTGGAGCATACGCCAAATTATACAATGTACAAGGTGGATCATAGAAATGGACGATCATCGACGTTAGTTGAGGCAGCACCTGCCTATAAACAATGGACAACAAATATGGCTAGGTGGACCCAGCAGCCAGTAGGTTGCCGGCTTTCCATGACAGGAGCAAGGAATTCCTCTCTTTTCAACTTCAATCTCTGCAATAACAATATTATTTTCCAAGACTCTATATACTTGTAAATTCAATTTAACAGCGTATTTCTGATTCACGTGATAATTTTGAACAAGAAGTTACCTTCTGCGGCAAAGGCTCCGATGACCATAAACAAGGCCAAGGCGATGAACAGAGTCTTGTACATATTCTGAAAGTGAGTGacaattagatattttaagtAAATGGTATGTTACGAATGTTGAAACTTGAAAGCAACGAGGAAATGTGGATTGGTCCGAACCCCCAATCACGCCAGTCCACACTGGGAGGTATTCGAACCTATGCGAAACCCAGTTATGGTAAACCAGGGACGTGTTAACTAGATTCTACGTCCATGGGTAAACCTATCCCCATAGTGGGCATTTATCACTGCAGCAACGAGCCTCGTTCATTCATTAGTCACCGCTACTTCTGCTAATCGTCAAGTTTTATCACTTACCTCAGCTTTATTGTGCGTCTTGTTAATGCAATCCACAACAATAGACTGAAGGCAGAAATTAATCCTTTATGTGAACAAAGTGTGGTGAACGGCTTTTTCACATAAGCAGCTTTGAAGATTTTCAGAATAAATCCAAGTTCTAAATCAGACATTCGTATAATCCTGCTGAATATTTTCACGCACGTAGGGCttaaaaagatatatttaggaaaaatgatttcgttttcGTTATTTTTGTGAACCCATTGTTTGTGAGGCGTCATAATATCATATTAAATTCTGATTTTCCTTACGGTAATAGTCATCTACTTGAGGAAAGCGGCAAAATATCGAGCCTGAGAGCTGGAGTTTGCGTAACTAGGTAAACTCAAGTAACCGGAATTTTTGTAAATGGGCATTTTCCACCAAAATCAATCTTCTCGGCAAATAAAGAACTCTAGCGAGTACAGTTCATTCTTCACCATTGGTATATTGGTCTAATGTTGATAAATTCTTCGCTTGATTTCCCTCATTccttctggcatttttacctctggcattaATACGTGAATTTTATTGACGACCacaattttggtttttgtgtTACTCAacatatttatcaattcagaaTGTGGCTTTGTTATAAGAATAAACTGATTGCTGCACTACTGTTACTCCATTCCCCAACATTATTGACTTCAACCCTTAAACAAATGCAAAATGTAACTTTCATGGTGTAGAACTTTGTTGTAGATTCATGCAGATCAATCTACAGCATTATACCACCCTTAAATACATTCgcggtttataggaaacctaccaacgctgaattctacctccattacttctcttttacttctccggatattaaactcggtttagctcaaggattatttcttcgcgctttgagaatttgcgacccctcatttctacccgatgaaattcaccatattaaccaatctctcaaaaaacttgcctaccccgatttcctattgaaaaaagctctacttaaagctcgtactacgcattttagaaataacaaccttagaactcctacgttggctaccgataaacagcctatcattgtaccgtatgtacctttcctcgagaattctaaagtttatcttcggtcactaaataaacaacttatctttaaatacaataataaacttagtaacatattgattaataacaaaccgaaaaccgaatccctaaactgtggaatttataaaataccttgtaaagtttgcgacaaagtatatataggagaaacaggtcggaatcttaatcaacgcataaaagagcataaattagatgtaaaaaactttaaacctgaaagcggagttgctagtcatgtttttcagacttttacacaattttgattttgctaatgctgaattaatttacccttgcagcgataaaactagaagacatattttggaatctgcattaatcattgaaaattcgaacaacgttgtaaaccttaacgatggtttttcaccccataataaacttatatcaaaattcctctgtaaactggttaaactcaacacttgatttcccctttgattatttgttatttgttctctcatcaatttcgtctctgacttaacttgtattcacctttgttttaatttaagtgccccctagtttgtctttctttttactactgactttaagtttcatttatatttatactcactattgttgtttataattaccccctagtttgcttccctttaatctattttagcgtgtaactgtttctacgttaattttcctttagtttgtatcatctctgattacttgaattagtctctttgtctctggattgtatatatatctcataatttctgcagTATCTCactattcctgaagatgactattaggatatagtcgaaacgtggGTGACGTggtatttgtgtttttttccCAGACAGACACTACATCATTATACAGTCAGAAGCTTTGTGTAAAAACGATTGTTTCGTATGAAAATGTCATGTAAATGATATCCGAGCTTGCTATGACACAGATGATTTCTCTTGTTGAATAGTTTTTGTCCTCATTAATCACCATCTTTATGTTAGAGTATAAGCTGTATGCCAGACAGTAGCAGTTGTTCGaaatatgatagaaaataGGCACGTAATACGTGTAAATGTACATCCGATTTTGTGCGCATGATACATATTTTTAACTTTATACTAGATGTCTAGATTCCATGCATTACTTGACAAATCCAGCGATACTGGTAACAAAAGGTGAAGTGCCTCCTGGAGGCAGCGCAGTGCATAGTATCACTATTTCCTTTAAAACAACCGATGAAACCATGTcctaaagaaatatataaagtTTAATGAAATTATCTTAAACGGAAACGGAGATCGTAACGACCCCATACTTTTACTGATGGCAGCACATCAGAAAAAATTTCTTATATAGCAATTACCTATGGGACCATACCCCGAACAAGTGTATCGAGTTTCATTAAATCATCTTGAGCGGTTActgttaaaaatatatttcattgacTCGTCATAAACCATCATAGTATGGGTCAGATATTATCAATAACCGATATTTTCATGAACTAATCTGTATTCCAGACTAGACTGAGAAGATCGTTATAGACTGATAATCATCGATTTCATTATCCTAATATTTTCTCCAATGGGTTCGTTTTTATACGGATTTATCGAATAACTATTTTCTGCGCAGCAATGTGTTCCCGTCATGCAATGTGTTCCCGTCATGCAATGTGTTTCCGTCATGCATCCTACACGCGGCATTGATGTAACATCGTGTACGGGAACTCCATTTTGGTGATGTCTTCGACAAAttagattcattttcaatatgatGGATATCGCCGCATTTTGTTATTTCGGGTGGTCATGATTAATTAGTTTTGTTAAAATGTTAGGGCGAAAATATGATTCAAAATCATGTTTTCAGCAGAAATATGTGGAAAGTATAATTcttatatgaatatatgttagtataaaaaaaatttcatcattaatttcataaaaaaaaccTCGACCGAAGGCTCCTTGTAATTCTTGAACATGTTCCGCTGGAACTTTTGTTTTCCTCGACGAGGTCTCAAGGTCCACGGACCTCTCGTTGATTCAGTCCCTGGAAAGGTCGGTTAGAAATGGGTAACCATAAGTCCTAATCCAGTGGAAATATTAGTGACCAAGAATCATAACTTCAAGAATGTCTTAATTCTGACGTTGTTTTTTATTTGGTTCATACATGATCAggcaaatttatcaatatcatgATGCTGTGCAGCCAATATCCTTTACAAACAACATTTCCCAGCCATGGCTGGGCAACAAGATTGGTCTATAGAGAAAAACCAATATGTACCCTTTCGGCTATTGCAATAGCAACTAACTCCTCTTTTTTGAAACCCCACTtctgaataaaataaaaaaaagaaccCGTTTAGGTAATAATGTTGTAGAAAAGGCCTGCATTTAATGATGCTATTATTTTAGGTACTTGTATTATGTAGCAAGTGATAAGGAATTAAGTTGTGTTTTGTTTTAATGGATATCTCTGAGAAAATACTTTTTAACAAATGCAAAAGTATAGACTAGCCAGTATGGCAGATACAGATATGTTAACGTATATACTGTACAATCGAATTTAATTGAGATACACGTATAATTTGAGATAGGagaaaataacattttaaCGGACGATTTAAGAAACGAACAAGGTTCGAGATATGCGCATTATATAATTATATCAACAGTATCTATGATCAtctacttatatatatatatataaatatacataGGCCTTATTAGTTATCTCTCTGAGACAAacattaaaagaaaaacattatatattatatggatATTTATGATTATATTTTATCGGATTTTCATCATCGTTTTATAGGAGCTAGTTCCCCTAGCGACAACTACGCCGAAGAGTTTTGTTGCTAAAACTCCTCACGGTTGCAGCGATATACGGTAATAAAAAATGCCTTTCTAACAAGTGTGGAACTACCTCTTAGGGCCCTCAAATCTTGCCTCTTGGTCTGCCCCCGACATCACGGCAAATTATGATTCTGGAAATTCATAATCCTTTGTTTCATAAGGATTACAAACGCGTAAATTAgaataaatttcaaaacattaGTAGGATTATAAACGGGTTATAGGTATATGTTTCACTTAACTCGATACAAGCCATTCGtttgtattatatattatttatcgATATAACcgatattttaataaaatagTCATCTGTATTCCAGTCTAAACCGAAGAGATTATTTCAGACGGATATCATCGATCAtcgatttttattcaaatatcctaaaacgaaatatcagaaaatgagccctgaacaattattcatgattcTGACAAATCATGATCCTTTGTTTCATAACATTAGGATTATAAACGGATTATGCGTATTTCAGCACTGTTTGTAATAATGTATCGTTCGTGTCGAGTCGCATTGATAGGAATTGTTCTGTGAAATTTCAGAATTACAAAGGATTTAATTTTTAGCATTTATTTGGGGTAAAATCTGTTTCAATCGTTTATCACAGATCTGGAGGCTGATGCTGAGACTGCTGTTATCTTCGTGCTAATGTCACCATATTTGCTGTGCCTGGAATCAGAATCCTCAATTCATGGGTTCGAACCTCGGTCATCCCTTAATAGATCACACATCTTTGTATCTTAGCCATCTCAGCAGTTCCATCCGGTCCATCTCGAATCCGATAGATTCGTCGAgagatgaatgaaaacaaatatatatttatatatttaaatatatacatatataggaATTGAgggcacatttatttatttcaataataatcataGGTATTTAAATTGTACACGCACACACATCAACATCGAATGCTGCATTACAAATGGTCAAATACACACCACTCTTTCAGTAatattaattaataataataataattataattataatcaaTAACAGGCGATtacataataatatttatttacaaatttgatTTGGAAGTGAATACTCTATCATCAtatcattatattatttaactatATGTCtaatttgaattaattgacCTAATAGCAATGTTTTCGCGTGTATAGCTATTTTGAAGTAATCGTTTCTTTTCAATCATTGATAAACGCTTGTGGCTACAAAGTAATGGCGAATGTGTCGcaataatttgatgaaaagCGAAATTAATAATACACAATCACTTAAAAATCGGTATATAGCGTTTTTAAATAACAGTCTGCGTCCGAGCCGTATTTAGCAACATATTGCCCTAACTGACAATTTTGCATTCTAGGAACGACAATTCCGTTTGCGTGATTTAAAAATGTGAAGTAACATAGTTTTTAACTTAAATCATATCTCTTCATGTTCACACCAAAGACCTATAAACTCAGTAactgaaaatctgaaatacaGAATTGGTTCCTCATTATCATTCGAGTGGCTTCTATAAAATTTTGCAGGTACCAATCTGCTGCTTGGACCCACCTACTGGGCggttcaatgttttattacaaGTTATCAAGGCTTCACATGAACTACGTAGACTAGACATTAGACAATTGATTTCATCAGCAAACCTTTGAAAAGTGATCGCCCAGACCTTCAAACTACGATGGTGTAAGGGGTGATTTCAAGCTGAAGATTGACAACAGTGCATTAGGACTAATTAATCTGTGTTATGAATCAATCTTCTTACATTGCTTGTAGGTTACTCTATAGTTTTTCTGCATTCTGATAAAAGTCTATATTCGTAAAAACCATGTGAACTTCAAtctatatcaatataatcaaaatctattgctCACATTTAACCAATCAGAAAAGTTCAACGTTTtaacaaaataacaaacttGCCTCCttttttatatgaaaaaagaaaaaatatatcacCATCTTATCGTACCAATATCTTAACAGATTTATGTTGGAAGACAAATATTTAACTTAATTACAATAATAATGCACCAAAAACTCATGAATTTCGCACTCAACTTTTTAAGAGTTCCAGAGAAATCGCTTTTTTTCACTCGATAATCGTCAATCGATTAGATATTTGGAGCCGGTAGGTCAGATCTTGATCAATATCAACTATCATGCGACAGAGATCATGCGAAATTCAGTTGTTTTTAAATTacataaataatgaaattaaaaccCCTGCAGAACCACCTCAGACAACACTGTGGGCCGTTTTACTCGTCATTACGTCAACCACCCGCAGGTTAACTAATATGTAAACCAATTTTCCACCTGACTGGACCTGCTTGAGATGGGAAGAAGTCTTTCATTAGGGAC
This sequence is a window from Tubulanus polymorphus chromosome 9, tnTubPoly1.2, whole genome shotgun sequence. Protein-coding genes within it:
- the LOC141911377 gene encoding pi/alpha-stichotoxin-Hmg5b-like, producing MYKTLFIALALFMVIGAFAAEEIEVEKRGIPCSCHGKPATYWLLGPPSHICCPLFIGRCCLN